In Pseudomonas rhizosphaerae, one DNA window encodes the following:
- a CDS encoding NAD(P)/FAD-dependent oxidoreductase: MSRVAETDVIIIGGGIVGASAALMLALRGQRVVLLERDYCGSRSSGVNYGGVRRQGRSLVQLPLSQRAHELWSDLPGLIGIDGEYVRSGHLKLARSDADMAKLQAWADAAADFDLGVELLDHGQLRQRFAWVGDVAVGASLCSGDGHANPRLVSPAFAAAARRAGARIVEQVQALAFDHDGQAFEVSCSNGERLRAPWLLNCAGAWANHIAEQFGEHVPMTSGHPAMLVTEPLPVVMDVSTGVEGGGIYARQVARGNCVLGGGQGFALDPLRARPGQLATLDILRNAVELYPFLHGAQAIRTWSGTEGYLPDREPVIGHGQAQPGLIHAFGFAGAGFQIGPAVGEALSQLIVEGRSRAPIDAFSIQRFSPLELHKGRSLS; encoded by the coding sequence ATGAGCCGCGTCGCTGAAACCGATGTGATCATCATCGGCGGGGGGATCGTCGGTGCGTCGGCGGCCTTGATGCTGGCGTTGCGCGGTCAGCGCGTGGTGCTGCTGGAGCGCGATTACTGTGGATCGCGCTCCAGCGGCGTGAACTATGGTGGCGTACGCCGTCAGGGCCGCTCGCTGGTGCAACTGCCCCTGTCACAGCGTGCCCATGAACTGTGGAGCGACCTGCCCGGACTGATCGGCATCGACGGCGAGTATGTGCGTTCGGGCCACCTGAAGCTGGCCCGCAGCGACGCCGACATGGCCAAGCTGCAAGCCTGGGCCGACGCTGCCGCCGATTTCGACCTGGGTGTGGAGTTGCTCGACCACGGTCAGTTACGCCAGCGGTTTGCCTGGGTCGGCGACGTGGCGGTTGGTGCGTCGCTGTGCAGCGGTGATGGGCATGCCAACCCGCGCCTGGTGTCGCCGGCTTTCGCAGCCGCCGCCCGGCGGGCCGGTGCACGGATCGTGGAGCAGGTTCAGGCGCTGGCCTTCGACCATGACGGCCAGGCGTTCGAGGTGTCCTGCAGCAATGGCGAACGGCTGCGCGCGCCCTGGCTGCTCAATTGCGCTGGGGCCTGGGCCAATCACATTGCCGAGCAATTCGGCGAGCACGTACCCATGACCAGCGGGCACCCGGCCATGCTGGTCACCGAGCCGCTACCGGTGGTCATGGACGTCAGCACCGGTGTCGAAGGCGGCGGTATCTATGCTCGCCAGGTGGCACGTGGCAATTGCGTACTCGGCGGTGGGCAGGGTTTTGCCCTGGACCCGTTGCGAGCGCGGCCCGGCCAACTGGCCACCCTGGACATCCTGCGCAACGCCGTCGAGTTGTATCCGTTCCTGCACGGCGCGCAGGCGATCCGTACCTGGAGTGGGACCGAAGGCTACCTGCCCGATCGCGAGCCGGTGATCGGGCACGGTCAGGCGCAGCCGGGCTTGATCCATGCGTTCGGCTTTGCCGGGGCCGGTTTCCAGATCGGTCCGGCGGTCGGTGAAGCTTTGTCGCAACTGATCGTCGAGGGCCGCAGTCGAGCGCCGATCGACGCGTTTTCCATCCAACGCTTTTCTCCCCTTGAACTGCATAAAGGAAGGTCGCTTTCATGA
- the lpxH gene encoding UDP-2,3-diacylglucosamine diphosphatase has product MILLISDLHLQEERPDITRAFLDFLGGHARSAEALYILGDFFEAWIGDDAMTPFQSSICAALRALSDGGTKIFLMHGNRDFLIGSTFCKKAGCTLLADPSVVRLNGEPVLLMHGDSLCTLDEGYMRLRRVLRNPLTLFILRHLPLATRRKLARKLRNESRAQTRMKASDIVDVTPEEVLQVMRQHGVSTLIHGHTHRPAVHALQVGDRPARRIVLGDWDAQGWALQVDEQGFKLSPFEFPAQSA; this is encoded by the coding sequence GTGATACTGCTGATCTCCGATCTGCACCTGCAGGAAGAACGCCCGGACATCACCCGGGCGTTTCTGGATTTCCTCGGCGGGCACGCGCGCTCGGCCGAGGCGCTGTACATCCTGGGCGACTTCTTCGAAGCCTGGATCGGCGACGACGCCATGACCCCTTTTCAATCGTCCATCTGCGCAGCGTTGCGTGCGCTCAGCGACGGTGGCACGAAGATCTTCCTGATGCACGGCAACCGTGATTTCCTGATCGGTTCCACGTTCTGCAAAAAAGCCGGCTGCACCCTGCTGGCCGATCCGAGCGTGGTACGCCTCAATGGCGAACCGGTGCTGTTGATGCACGGTGACAGCCTGTGCACCCTCGACGAAGGCTACATGCGCCTGCGTCGCGTGCTGCGCAATCCGCTGACGCTGTTCATCCTGCGTCACCTGCCGCTGGCCACCCGCCGCAAGCTTGCCCGCAAGCTGCGCAACGAGAGCCGGGCGCAGACGCGGATGAAGGCCAGCGACATCGTCGATGTGACGCCTGAAGAGGTGCTGCAGGTGATGCGCCAGCACGGTGTGTCTACCCTGATTCATGGGCACACTCACCGCCCGGCGGTGCACGCGCTGCAGGTTGGCGATCGACCGGCGCGGCGTATCGTGCTGGGGGACTGGGATGCGCAAGGCTGGGCACTGCAGGTGGATGAGCAGGGTTTCAAGCTGTCGCCGTTCGAGTTCCCGGCGCAGTCTGCCTGA
- a CDS encoding ABC transporter permease yields the protein MSRGYLLSAPALALFVALLIVPLGLTLVLSFNLFDYEVGVKSDSYTLANYASLLSDSYFYEIFWRTFWISALVTFLCVVIGVPEAYILSRMGTPWRSIFLILILTPLLISVVVRAFGWSLLLGADGLINQAIAALGGRPLKMLYTPFAVILALVHVMLPFMIIPVWTSLQKLDPAAEQAAQSLGASQAKVMRMVVLPQIMPGVLSGTLIVFGLAASSFAIPGLLGGRRLKMVATVVYDQYLSELNWPMGATIAVALLLANLLIMLSWNRLVEGRYKKALGE from the coding sequence ATGAGCCGTGGATACCTGCTTTCGGCGCCGGCGCTGGCGCTGTTCGTCGCCCTGCTGATCGTGCCGCTGGGCCTGACGCTGGTGCTGTCGTTCAACCTGTTCGACTACGAAGTGGGGGTCAAGAGCGACAGCTACACGCTGGCCAACTACGCCAGCCTACTCAGCGACAGCTACTTTTATGAAATTTTCTGGCGGACCTTCTGGATCAGTGCACTGGTGACTTTCCTGTGCGTGGTGATCGGCGTACCGGAGGCTTACATTCTCAGCCGCATGGGTACACCGTGGCGTTCGATCTTCCTGATTCTGATCCTCACGCCGCTGCTGATTTCAGTGGTAGTGCGTGCCTTCGGCTGGAGCCTGCTGCTGGGTGCCGACGGGCTGATCAACCAGGCCATCGCCGCGCTGGGCGGACGCCCGCTGAAAATGCTCTACACACCGTTCGCGGTGATCCTGGCACTGGTCCACGTGATGTTGCCGTTCATGATCATCCCGGTCTGGACCTCGCTGCAGAAACTCGACCCAGCCGCCGAGCAGGCCGCGCAGTCACTGGGCGCAAGCCAAGCGAAGGTGATGCGCATGGTGGTGCTGCCACAGATCATGCCCGGTGTGCTGTCGGGCACGCTGATCGTCTTCGGCCTGGCGGCCAGTTCGTTCGCCATCCCCGGCCTGCTCGGCGGCCGACGCTTGAAGATGGTCGCCACGGTGGTCTACGACCAGTACCTCTCGGAACTTAACTGGCCCATGGGCGCGACCATTGCTGTGGCGCTGCTGCTGGCCAACCTGCTGATCATGCTGTCCTGGAACCGCCTGGTCGAAGGTCGCTACAAAAAAGCCCTGGGGGAATGA
- a CDS encoding glutamine--tRNA ligase/YqeY domain fusion protein, which produces MSKPTADNAPTSKGNGPAVPTNFLRPIVQADLDAGKHSQIVTRFPPEPNGYLHIGHAKSICVNFGLAQEFGGVCNLRFDDTNPAKEDQEYIDAIKRDIKWLGFEWAGEERYASQYFDQLHDWAVELIKQGDAYVCDLTPEQAREYRGNLTEPGRNSPFRERSVEENLDLFARMKAGEFKDGERVLRARIDMASPNMNLRDPILYRIRHAHHHQTGDAWCIYPNYDFTHGQSDAIEGITHSICTLEFEGHRPLYEWFLDHLSVPAHPRQYEFSRLNLNYTITSKRKLKQLVDEQHVHGWDDPRMSTLSGFRRRGYTPASIRNFCDMIGTNRSDGVVDMSMLEFSIRDDLDRTAPRAMCVLRPLKVVITNYPEGQVEQLELPRHPKEDMGVRVLPFERELYIDHDDFMEEPPKGYKRLEPGGEVRLRGSYVIRADEAIKDADGNVVELRCSYDPDTLGKNPEGRKVKGVIHWVPAAASVECEVRLYDRLFRSANPEKAEDGATFLDNINPDSLQVLRGCRAEPSLANAAPEDRFQFEREGYFCADLADTQPGRPVFNRTVTLRDSWG; this is translated from the coding sequence ATGAGCAAGCCCACCGCCGACAACGCTCCCACCTCCAAAGGCAATGGCCCTGCCGTGCCGACCAACTTCCTGCGCCCGATCGTCCAGGCCGACCTGGACGCCGGCAAGCACAGCCAGATCGTCACGCGTTTTCCGCCCGAGCCCAACGGCTACCTGCACATCGGCCACGCCAAGTCGATCTGCGTCAACTTCGGCCTGGCCCAGGAATTCGGCGGTGTCTGCAATCTGCGTTTCGACGACACCAACCCCGCCAAGGAAGACCAGGAATACATCGACGCCATCAAGCGCGACATCAAGTGGCTGGGCTTCGAGTGGGCCGGTGAAGAGCGTTACGCCTCGCAATACTTCGACCAGTTGCACGATTGGGCCGTCGAGCTGATCAAGCAGGGCGATGCGTACGTCTGCGACCTGACCCCCGAGCAGGCCCGCGAATACCGCGGCAACCTCACCGAGCCGGGCCGCAACAGCCCGTTCCGCGAGCGCAGCGTCGAGGAAAACCTGGACCTGTTCGCCCGCATGAAGGCCGGTGAGTTCAAGGACGGCGAACGCGTGCTGCGCGCGCGGATCGACATGGCCTCGCCGAACATGAACCTGCGCGACCCGATCCTCTATCGCATCCGCCACGCCCACCACCACCAGACCGGCGATGCGTGGTGCATCTATCCCAACTACGACTTCACCCACGGTCAGTCCGATGCCATCGAAGGCATCACGCACTCGATCTGCACCCTGGAGTTCGAAGGCCATCGGCCGCTGTACGAGTGGTTCCTGGACCACCTGTCGGTGCCGGCGCACCCGCGCCAGTACGAGTTCAGCCGCCTGAACCTCAACTACACCATCACTTCCAAGCGCAAGCTCAAGCAACTGGTCGACGAGCAGCACGTGCACGGCTGGGACGATCCGCGCATGTCGACGCTTTCCGGTTTCCGCCGTCGCGGCTACACCCCGGCGTCGATCCGCAACTTCTGCGACATGATCGGCACCAACCGTTCCGACGGCGTGGTCGACATGTCGATGCTCGAATTCAGCATCCGTGACGACCTCGACCGCACCGCACCGCGCGCCATGTGCGTGCTGCGTCCGCTCAAGGTGGTGATCACCAACTACCCGGAAGGGCAGGTCGAGCAGCTGGAATTGCCGCGTCATCCCAAGGAAGACATGGGCGTGCGCGTCTTGCCCTTCGAGCGCGAGCTGTACATCGACCACGACGACTTCATGGAAGAGCCGCCCAAGGGCTACAAGCGCCTTGAACCGGGCGGCGAAGTGCGCCTGCGCGGCAGCTACGTGATTCGTGCCGACGAAGCGATCAAGGATGCCGACGGCAACGTCGTCGAGCTGCGTTGCTCGTACGACCCGGACACCCTGGGCAAGAACCCTGAAGGCCGTAAGGTCAAGGGCGTGATCCACTGGGTACCGGCCGCCGCCAGTGTCGAGTGCGAAGTGCGCCTGTACGATCGCCTGTTCCGCTCGGCCAACCCGGAGAAAGCCGAAGACGGCGCCACGTTCCTCGACAACATCAACCCCGATTCCCTGCAGGTGCTGCGCGGCTGTCGCGCCGAACCGTCGCTGGCCAACGCCGCGCCGGAAGATCGTTTCCAGTTCGAACGCGAAGGTTATTTCTGCGCCGACCTGGCCGACACGCAACCCGGTCGTCCGGTGTTCAACCGTACCGTCACCCTGCGTGACTCGTGGGGCTGA
- a CDS encoding (2Fe-2S)-binding protein — translation MALFKRLTELDRPSVPFTLDGQAMCGLAGDTLLTAVLTCAEHLRGSDFSAQARAGFCLMGACQDCWVRLGDGRRVRACATPLEAGMQVERDPGRRS, via the coding sequence ATGGCCCTGTTCAAGCGTCTGACCGAACTCGATCGCCCGTCGGTGCCGTTCACCCTCGACGGACAGGCCATGTGCGGCCTGGCGGGGGATACCCTGCTCACCGCCGTGCTGACCTGCGCCGAGCACCTGCGCGGCAGCGACTTCAGTGCCCAGGCCCGCGCCGGTTTTTGCCTGATGGGCGCCTGTCAGGACTGTTGGGTTCGATTGGGCGACGGTCGTCGCGTACGTGCCTGCGCCACGCCGCTGGAAGCGGGCATGCAGGTCGAACGCGACCCGGGACGGCGCTCGTGA
- a CDS encoding ABC transporter substrate-binding protein: protein MKPVKRTVHALSLAALLAATGAQAGPTLYLGMNGGTMERLYADKVLPAFEQANDVKVVIVPGTSSDILAKVQASKDNPQIHVMFLDDGIMYRAISMGLCDTLQDSDGLAAIPAKARIKDQAAAVSLGVTGLAYNTRLFKKNGWAAPTSWMDMADSRFKEKLVFQSLASSTFGLHGFLMFNRLQGGSETDVEPGFKAWPKTVGPNVLEYIASSAKISEMVQTDEAALFPLTPTQVTALKLRGVPVEYAQPKEGAVVLNVAECVIAKNDQPELAQKLAAYLLSPKAQSPALEEGDQIPSNPNTPTTDKTRGQVQAMEKYLETAVAIDWDQVNQLRPAWNARWSRSIER, encoded by the coding sequence ATGAAGCCAGTCAAACGCACGGTTCACGCACTCTCCCTCGCTGCCCTGCTGGCCGCCACCGGCGCTCAGGCCGGTCCCACGCTGTACCTGGGTATGAACGGCGGCACCATGGAACGCTTGTACGCCGACAAGGTGCTGCCGGCGTTCGAACAGGCCAACGATGTGAAGGTGGTCATCGTGCCAGGCACCTCTTCGGACATTCTCGCCAAGGTTCAGGCGAGCAAGGACAACCCACAGATCCATGTGATGTTCCTCGATGACGGCATCATGTACCGAGCCATTTCCATGGGCCTGTGCGACACCTTGCAGGACAGCGACGGCCTGGCTGCAATACCGGCCAAGGCGCGGATCAAGGACCAGGCGGCCGCGGTCAGCCTGGGCGTGACCGGGCTTGCCTACAACACGCGCTTGTTCAAGAAAAATGGCTGGGCTGCGCCGACTTCGTGGATGGACATGGCCGATAGCCGCTTCAAGGAAAAACTGGTATTCCAGTCTTTGGCGTCCTCGACCTTCGGGCTGCACGGCTTCCTGATGTTCAACCGCTTGCAGGGTGGTAGCGAAACCGACGTCGAGCCGGGGTTCAAGGCGTGGCCGAAGACGGTGGGCCCCAATGTGCTGGAGTACATTGCCAGTTCGGCGAAGATTTCCGAGATGGTCCAGACCGACGAAGCGGCGCTGTTCCCACTGACGCCTACCCAGGTGACCGCTTTGAAACTGCGCGGTGTGCCGGTTGAATACGCGCAGCCCAAGGAAGGCGCGGTGGTGCTCAACGTGGCCGAGTGCGTGATCGCCAAGAACGATCAGCCCGAGCTTGCGCAGAAGCTGGCGGCCTACCTGCTGAGCCCCAAGGCGCAGTCACCGGCACTGGAGGAAGGCGACCAGATACCGTCCAACCCCAACACGCCGACCACCGACAAGACCCGTGGCCAGGTGCAGGCAATGGAAAAGTACCTGGAGACGGCAGTGGCCATCGACTGGGACCAGGTCAACCAGCTCCGCCCCGCCTGGAACGCCCGCTGGAGCCGTTCGATCGAGCGCTAG
- a CDS encoding peptidylprolyl isomerase produces the protein MSKVKLTTNHGDIVLQLNAEKAPLTVANFLEYVQAGHYENTVFHRVIGNFMIQGGGFEPGMKEKKDKRPSIQNEADNGLPNKKYSVAMARTMEPHSASAQFFINVGDNSFLNHTSKTTQGWGYAVFGEVVEGQDVVDKIKGVSTTSKAGHQDVPAEDVIIEKAEIAE, from the coding sequence ATGTCCAAAGTCAAACTGACCACCAACCACGGCGACATCGTGCTGCAACTGAACGCCGAAAAGGCCCCGCTGACCGTGGCCAACTTCCTCGAGTACGTGCAGGCCGGCCACTACGAGAACACCGTGTTCCACCGCGTGATCGGTAACTTCATGATCCAGGGCGGCGGTTTCGAGCCAGGCATGAAAGAGAAGAAAGACAAGCGTCCGAGCATCCAGAACGAAGCCGACAACGGCCTGCCGAACAAGAAGTACTCGGTCGCCATGGCCCGCACCATGGAGCCGCATTCGGCGTCGGCGCAGTTCTTCATCAACGTGGGCGACAACAGCTTCCTCAACCACACCTCGAAAACCACCCAGGGCTGGGGCTACGCCGTGTTCGGTGAAGTGGTCGAAGGCCAGGACGTGGTCGACAAGATCAAGGGCGTGTCCACCACCTCCAAGGCAGGTCACCAAGACGTGCCGGCCGAAGACGTGATCATCGAGAAAGCCGAGATCGCTGAGTGA
- a CDS encoding NAD(P)/FAD-dependent oxidoreductase → MSAVVIVGAGPAGIRAAQTLAAHGLRPCLVDEALQGGGQVYRRAPGNFQRPANQLYGFEARKAQAVHQTLDAMSAQIDYRPDTLVWNAEDGHLHTLSQQRVSTVKYDRLLIATGATDRILPVPGWTLPGVYSLGAAQIALKSQGCAIGEQVVFAGSGPLLYLVAYQYAKAGARVLAVLDSSPFGAQVAALPRLLLQPATLAKGLYYRAWLTAHGIAVHQGATLVEVVGEQKVEAVTWQRAGSRHSLACDGLAFAHALRSETQLADLLGCQFSWSPLNRAWLPSRDRAGRSSVPGVYLAGDGAGIMGADAAEMAGERAALALLEDMGITIDRVRGTQLERQLARIQGFRAGLEAAFPFPDSWASQAPDQLMLCRCEEISVGEVRQVVAQGHTDINRVKAHCRVGMGRCQGRMCGSATVEIIAQAAARPVQDVGRLRAQAPIKPLPFGVEVQP, encoded by the coding sequence GTGAGCGCGGTGGTGATCGTGGGCGCCGGACCGGCTGGCATTCGCGCGGCGCAGACCCTGGCCGCCCATGGCCTGCGGCCGTGCCTGGTGGACGAAGCCCTGCAGGGCGGCGGCCAGGTCTACCGACGTGCGCCGGGCAATTTCCAGCGCCCGGCCAATCAACTCTATGGCTTCGAAGCGCGCAAGGCGCAGGCGGTGCATCAGACGCTGGACGCGATGAGCGCGCAGATCGACTACCGTCCCGACACTTTGGTGTGGAACGCCGAGGATGGCCACCTGCACACGCTCAGCCAGCAGCGGGTCAGCACAGTCAAGTATGACCGCCTGCTGATTGCCACCGGCGCCACCGACCGTATTCTGCCAGTACCAGGCTGGACCTTGCCGGGCGTCTACAGCCTCGGCGCCGCGCAGATCGCCCTCAAGTCCCAGGGCTGCGCCATCGGCGAGCAGGTGGTGTTCGCCGGCAGCGGGCCGTTGTTGTACCTGGTGGCCTATCAATACGCCAAGGCAGGCGCCCGGGTGCTGGCCGTGCTGGACAGCTCGCCCTTCGGTGCGCAGGTCGCTGCCCTGCCACGGCTGTTGCTTCAGCCTGCGACCCTGGCCAAGGGCCTGTACTACCGGGCCTGGCTGACGGCCCATGGGATTGCCGTGCATCAGGGCGCGACCTTGGTCGAGGTCGTCGGCGAGCAAAAAGTCGAAGCCGTCACCTGGCAACGCGCTGGCAGCCGACACAGCCTGGCCTGCGACGGGCTGGCCTTCGCCCATGCGTTGCGCAGCGAAACACAGCTGGCGGACCTGCTTGGCTGCCAATTCAGCTGGAGCCCGCTCAATCGCGCCTGGTTGCCGAGCCGCGATCGAGCCGGGCGCAGCAGCGTGCCGGGCGTGTACCTGGCCGGCGACGGTGCCGGAATCATGGGCGCCGATGCGGCGGAAATGGCCGGCGAGCGCGCAGCGCTGGCCCTGCTCGAAGACATGGGCATCACCATTGACCGCGTACGTGGCACACAGCTCGAGCGACAGCTGGCGCGCATCCAGGGGTTTCGCGCTGGCCTGGAAGCCGCATTCCCGTTCCCCGACAGCTGGGCCAGCCAGGCGCCCGACCAATTGATGCTGTGCCGCTGCGAGGAAATCAGCGTTGGCGAAGTTCGCCAGGTGGTCGCTCAGGGACACACCGATATCAACCGGGTCAAGGCCCATTGCCGGGTCGGCATGGGCCGCTGCCAGGGGCGCATGTGCGGTAGCGCAACGGTGGAAATCATCGCCCAGGCTGCGGCGCGCCCAGTGCAGGACGTCGGCCGCCTGCGCGCCCAGGCGCCGATCAAACCCCTGCCCTTCGGTGTCGAGGTGCAGCCATGA
- the cysS gene encoding cysteine--tRNA ligase, with protein sequence MLNIYNTLSKSKEVFTPLDGNKVRMYVCGMTVYDYCHLGHGRSMVAFDLVTRWLRYSGYELTYVRNITDIDDKIINRARDNGESFDALTARMIDAMHEDEARLNILKPDQEPRATDHIPGMLTMIQTLIDKGYAYAPGNGDVYYRVGKFQGYGKLSRKKIEDLRIGARIEVEEAKQDPLDFVLWKGVKPGEPSWESPWGPGRPGWHIECSVMSTCCLGDTFDIHGGGNDLEFPHHENEIAQSEAATGKPYANAWLHCGMIRINGEKMSKSLNNFFTIRDVLEKYQPEVVRYLLVSSHYRSSINYSEDSLKEAKGALERFYHALKGLPKVAAVGGEAFVERFANAMNDDFGTPEACAVLFDLVREINRLRDSDVDAAAGLAGRLRELGGLLGVLQLDSDEFLQAGAAGRVDAAQVDTLIAARLAARANKDWAESDRIRDELTAMGVVLEDSKGVTSWRLAD encoded by the coding sequence GTGCTTAACATCTACAACACGCTGAGCAAGAGCAAAGAAGTTTTCACGCCGCTGGACGGCAACAAGGTACGCATGTACGTGTGCGGCATGACCGTGTACGACTACTGCCACCTAGGCCATGGGCGCAGCATGGTCGCCTTCGACCTGGTCACGCGCTGGCTGCGCTACAGCGGCTATGAGCTGACCTACGTGCGCAACATCACCGACATCGACGACAAGATCATCAACCGTGCGCGGGACAACGGCGAAAGCTTCGATGCCCTGACCGCGCGCATGATCGACGCGATGCACGAGGACGAGGCGCGCCTGAACATCCTCAAGCCGGACCAGGAGCCGCGTGCCACCGACCACATCCCGGGCATGCTGACGATGATCCAGACCCTGATCGACAAGGGTTATGCCTATGCGCCGGGCAACGGTGACGTGTACTACCGGGTCGGCAAGTTCCAGGGCTACGGCAAACTGTCGCGCAAGAAGATCGAAGATCTGCGCATCGGTGCGCGCATCGAAGTGGAAGAGGCCAAGCAGGATCCACTCGATTTCGTCCTGTGGAAGGGCGTCAAGCCCGGCGAGCCGAGCTGGGAATCACCCTGGGGCCCTGGCCGTCCGGGCTGGCACATTGAGTGCTCGGTGATGTCCACCTGCTGCCTGGGTGACACCTTCGACATCCATGGTGGCGGCAACGACCTGGAGTTCCCGCACCACGAGAACGAGATCGCCCAGAGCGAGGCGGCCACCGGCAAGCCGTACGCCAACGCCTGGCTGCATTGCGGGATGATCCGCATCAACGGCGAGAAGATGTCCAAGTCGTTGAACAACTTCTTCACCATTCGCGATGTGCTGGAGAAGTATCAGCCTGAAGTGGTGCGCTATCTTCTGGTGTCGAGCCACTACCGCAGCTCGATCAACTATTCCGAAGACAGCCTCAAGGAAGCCAAGGGTGCGCTGGAGCGTTTCTACCATGCGCTCAAGGGGCTGCCGAAAGTCGCGGCAGTGGGTGGCGAGGCATTCGTCGAGCGTTTTGCCAATGCCATGAACGATGACTTCGGTACGCCGGAGGCCTGTGCGGTGTTGTTCGACCTGGTGCGCGAGATCAACCGGTTGCGCGACAGCGATGTCGACGCTGCCGCTGGCTTGGCCGGCCGCCTGCGCGAATTGGGCGGATTGCTCGGCGTATTGCAGCTGGACTCCGACGAGTTCCTGCAGGCCGGCGCTGCCGGTCGCGTCGATGCGGCCCAGGTGGACACCCTCATCGCCGCACGCCTGGCGGCCCGCGCCAACAAGGACTGGGCCGAATCGGACCGCATCCGCGACGAGTTGACGGCCATGGGTGTGGTCCTGGAAGACAGCAAAGGTGTCACTAGCTGGCGGTTGGCGGACTGA
- a CDS encoding ABC transporter permease, translating into MSKNGPLALSFHALVVVFMLAPLVVVCLVAFTPENTLTLPTSSFSLRWFRAVFERADFIDAFYNSLILAVVAATLATLIAVPAALAITRYHFPGRNFLNALFLSPIIIPHLVLGVAMLRLFALMGVNGSFVWLMLAHVVVITPYVLRLVIAAAIGIDRSAEQAAESLGASRFTLFRQITLPMILPGVAGGWLLAFINSFDEVTLSIFVTSPATQTLPVRMYVYATESIDPMMAAVSALVIALTAATMILLDRVYGLDRVLVGKN; encoded by the coding sequence ATGTCCAAGAACGGTCCGTTGGCCCTGTCGTTTCATGCCCTGGTAGTAGTGTTCATGCTCGCGCCGCTGGTGGTGGTGTGCCTGGTGGCGTTCACGCCGGAGAACACCCTGACCCTGCCCACCTCCAGTTTTTCCCTGCGCTGGTTCCGTGCCGTGTTCGAGCGCGCCGACTTCATCGATGCGTTCTATAACAGCCTGATTTTGGCGGTGGTCGCCGCGACCCTGGCGACCTTGATCGCCGTGCCGGCGGCGCTGGCGATCACCCGTTACCACTTTCCCGGACGCAACTTTCTCAATGCGCTGTTTCTGTCGCCGATCATCATTCCGCACCTGGTGCTGGGCGTGGCCATGCTGCGCCTGTTTGCGCTGATGGGCGTGAATGGCAGTTTCGTCTGGCTGATGCTGGCCCACGTGGTGGTGATCACGCCCTATGTACTGCGCCTGGTGATCGCCGCCGCCATCGGTATCGACCGCAGCGCCGAACAGGCGGCGGAATCGCTGGGCGCAAGTCGGTTCACCCTGTTTCGCCAGATCACCCTGCCGATGATCCTGCCGGGGGTCGCCGGAGGCTGGTTGCTGGCGTTCATCAACAGCTTCGACGAGGTGACACTGTCGATCTTCGTCACCTCCCCTGCGACCCAGACCTTGCCGGTGCGCATGTACGTGTATGCCACCGAGTCCATCGACCCGATGATGGCAGCGGTGTCGGCGCTGGTGATCGCCCTGACCGCCGCGACCATGATTCTGCTCGACCGGGTGTATGGGCTGGACCGCGTACTGGTGGGGAAAAACTGA